From uncultured Methanobrevibacter sp., the proteins below share one genomic window:
- a CDS encoding DHH family phosphoesterase — translation MLNRAEEATNVLREHIEKDSVIRIISHNDADGISSAAVIANALAEENVQFHTSCIPRLKEDIVNQLRHEKYDLFIFSDMGSAFVNEFNTYKHDVIIADHHQVNDTESESNVVHINPHLFGIDGSKDLCGAGSSYLAVRELGKKHLAYFALVGAFGDMQGQGGFTGVNKLILDDALESGVLEIHEDLKIVSKASEPIFKSLAYTFSPPLPGISGDLEGAQAFLEKRNLSYGIKFTDLEDEEKDLLKDALMNINPDIFGDCYTVPKEVPLLRDLEEYSYILDACGKNKKQGLGLSIALGEKDKALDAALRLQRQYRDQIVKGLEWIKREGAVQLSDIQYLYSEDKVLKSVMGTIASIGLSVELLDNSKPVIGMSRLHNDIKISGRTTREMVSKGVDLGSALRDSSNNFGGQGGGHDIAAGAMIPFESKDNFLHLVNEMVEYQLSND, via the coding sequence TTGTTAAATAGGGCTGAGGAAGCTACTAATGTGCTTCGTGAGCACATAGAAAAGGATAGTGTTATAAGAATAATTTCTCACAATGATGCTGATGGAATTTCATCCGCTGCTGTTATAGCTAATGCTTTAGCTGAAGAAAATGTTCAATTTCACACTTCCTGTATTCCACGTCTTAAAGAAGATATTGTAAATCAATTAAGACATGAGAAATATGATTTATTCATTTTCTCAGATATGGGTAGTGCTTTTGTAAATGAGTTTAATACTTATAAGCATGATGTAATTATTGCTGACCACCATCAGGTCAATGACACTGAATCGGAAAGCAATGTTGTCCATATAAATCCGCATCTCTTTGGAATTGATGGTAGTAAGGATTTATGTGGTGCAGGTTCAAGCTATTTGGCTGTTCGTGAACTTGGTAAAAAACATTTGGCATATTTCGCTTTAGTTGGTGCTTTTGGTGATATGCAAGGTCAAGGCGGATTTACAGGTGTTAATAAATTAATACTTGATGATGCTTTGGAAAGTGGGGTTCTGGAAATTCATGAGGATTTAAAGATTGTTTCAAAAGCTTCAGAACCTATTTTTAAATCCCTTGCTTATACATTTTCACCACCTCTTCCAGGTATTAGTGGAGATTTGGAAGGCGCTCAGGCATTTCTGGAAAAAAGGAATTTGTCATATGGAATCAAATTCACAGATCTTGAAGATGAGGAAAAAGATCTCTTGAAGGATGCGCTTATGAATATCAATCCTGATATTTTCGGAGATTGTTATACTGTACCGAAAGAAGTGCCTTTATTACGCGATTTGGAAGAGTATTCATATATTCTTGATGCATGCGGTAAAAACAAAAAGCAAGGCTTGGGGTTAAGCATTGCTCTTGGTGAAAAAGACAAGGCTTTGGATGCTGCTTTAAGACTTCAAAGACAATACCGTGACCAAATCGTTAAGGGGCTAGAATGGATTAAAAGGGAAGGTGCAGTTCAGCTTTCAGATATTCAATATTTATATAGTGAAGATAAAGTATTAAAATCTGTAATGGGAACAATTGCTAGCATTGGCTTATCTGTAGAGTTGTTGGATAATTCTAAACCTGTAATTGGAATGTCAAGACTCCATAATGATATTAAAATTTCTGGTAGAACAACAAGAGAAATGGTTAGCAAAGGTGTAGATTTGGGCAGTGCCCTTAGAGACTCTTCCAACAATTTCGGTGGCCAAGGAGGAGGTCATGATATTGCTGCTGGAGCTATGATTCCTTTTGAAAGCAAAGATAATTTTTTACACCTTGTTAATGAAATGGTTGAATATCAATTAAGTAATGATTAA